A stretch of the Arachis stenosperma cultivar V10309 chromosome 6, arast.V10309.gnm1.PFL2, whole genome shotgun sequence genome encodes the following:
- the LOC130934563 gene encoding uncharacterized protein LOC130934563 — translation MADFLVEVTGDPGEDMGTRWKLHVDGASNQTFGGAGIILESPNGVVYEQSVRFEFPISNNQAEYEALIGGLTLATEVGAKRLEVCSDSQVVTSQVNGSYQAKDPLLQKYLEKVKSLSQKFDEVTVQHVPRERNTRADLLSKLASTKPGEGNRSLIQGMTREPTIALHITTLSPSWLDPITNYLEHGQVPGDEKDAVKLRREAAKYAVIQGQLFRKGLSQPLLKCLHPDQTDYVLREVHEGCCGHHIGGKALARKLIRAGYYWPSMMADSKEFVKKCIKCQQNANFAKAPANELSLLTTSRPFAQWGIDLLGPFPVGPGQVITRFGIPEVVISDNGTQFADKKFTEFLNGLGIRQRFSSVEHPRTNGQVESANKVILSGLKKRLDNKKGAWADELASVLWSYRTTEQSSTKETPFRLTYGVDAVIPVEIGEPSPRLLLEGVEEAVEKDLIEEAREMAHLTETALKQRVALRYNTKVLKREFEPNDLVLRRNDIGLPTPGEGKLAANWEGPYRVKKVMGKGAFKLERLDGKEVPRTWNADNLRRFYS, via the exons ATGGCGGATTTTTTGGTTGAAGTAACAGGAGACCCAGGCGAAGACATGggtacacggtggaagctccatgtggacggagcctccaaccagacctTCGGAGGAGCCGGGATCATCCTAGAAAGTCCAAACGGGGTCGTATACGAACAATCGGTCAGATTCGAGTTCCCcatctcgaacaaccaagcagaatacgaagccctcataGGAGGCTTGACCCTAGCAACAGAGGTCGGCGCAAAAAGGCTGGAAGTATGCAGCGATTCCCAAGTCGTCACTTCCCAAGTAAACGGCAGCTATCAAGCCAAGGACCCCTTGTTgcagaagtacttggaaaaggtcaaaagcttgagccaaaagTTCGACGAGGTCACGGTCCAGCATGTACCCAGAGAAAGAAACACACGAGCAGACCTCCtatcaaaattagccagcacgaAGCCAGGGGAGGGAAAccggtctctcatccaaggcatgACAAGGGAACCTACAATTGCACTACACATAACAACCCTAAGTCCTtcatggctagaccccatcaccaACTACCTAGAACACGGCCAAGTCCCTGGTGACGAAAAGGATGCGGTGAAATTAAGGAGAGAAGCGGCCAAATACGCCGTCATCCAAGGACAGCTGTTCAGAAAAGGGCTCAGCCAGCCCCTACTGAAGTGCCTACACCCCGACCAAACGGACtacgtcctcagggaagtccaCGAGGGCTGCTGTGGGCACCACATCGGAGGAAAAGCCCTAGCAAGGAAGTTGATCCGAGCTGGGTACTACTGGCCGTCGATGATGGCAGATTCCAAAGAGTTTGTCAAAAAGTGCATAAAGTGCCAacagaacgccaactttgccaAGGCACCGGCAAACGAGTTGAGCTTGCTGACGACCTCCCGGCCATTCGCTCAATGGGGAATCGATCTCTTAGGGCCCTTCCCTGTCGGCCCTGGGCAG gtgataacaCGGTTCGGGATACCAGAagtcgtcatctcggacaacggcACACAATTTgctgacaaaaagttcacagAATTTCTCAACGGCCTAGGTATAAGGCAAAGGTTCTCTTCGGTAGAACACCCTCGGACGAACGGACAAGTGGAGTCCGCCAACAAGGTTATCCTCTCAGGgctaaagaagaggttggacaacaaaaagggtgcttgggccgacgagctAGCGTCGGTCCTCTGGTCTTACCGAACAACCGAGCAGTCCTCCACCAAGGAAACTCCTTTCCGGTTAACGTACGGGGTGGACGCGGTAATACCCGTAGAAATCGGAGAACCAAGCCCACGACTTCTTTTGGAAGGGGTGGAGGAAGCCGTAGAAAAGGACCTGATAGAGGAAGCCCGAGAAATGGCCCACTTGACAGAAACGGCGCTAAAACAAAGAGTGGCGCTCcgctacaacaccaaagtgctcaagaGGGAATTTGAGCCAAACGACCTCGTCCTGAGGCGAAATGATATCGGCCTGCCGACCCCCGGAGAAGGCAAGCTGGCGGCCAACTGGGAAGGCCCATATAGAGTCAAGAAAGTGATGGGAAAAGGAGCATTCAAACTAGAAAGACTCGACGGCAAGGAAGTCCCGAGAACTTGGAATGCGGACAACCTAagaagattctactcctag